tatgtgtgtgtgtgtatgtatgcgtgtgtgtatatgtgtgtgtgtgtgtatatgtgtgtatgcgtgtgtgtgtgtgtatatgtgtgtgtgcgtgcgtgtgtgtgtgtatgtatgtgtttatgtgtatgtgtgtatatgtgtatgtgtatacagtgaggaaaataagtatttgaacaccctgctattttgcaagttctcccacttagaaatcatggaggggtctgaaattgtcatcgtaggtgcatgtccactgtgagagacataatctaaaaaagaaatccagaaaacacaatgtatgattttttaactatttatttgtatgatacagctgcaaataagtatttgaacacctgagaaaatcaatgttaatatttggtacagtagcctttgtttgcaattacagaggtcaaacgtttcctgtagtttttcaccaggtttgcacacactgcaggagggattttggcccactcctccacacagatcttctctagatcagtcaggtttctgggctgtcgctgagaaacacggagtttgagctccctccaaagattctctattgggtttaggtctggagactggctaggccacgccagaaccttgatatgcttcttacagagccactccttggttatcctggctgtgtgcttcgggtcattgtcatgttggaagacccagcctcgacccatcttcaatgctctaactgagggaaggaggttgttccccaaaatctcgcaatacatggccccggtcatcctctccttaatacagtgcagtcagccctgtcccatgtgcagaaaaacacccccaaagcatgatgctaccacccccatgcttcacagtagggatggtgttcttgggatggtactcatcattcttcttccaaacacggttagtggaattatgaccaaaaagttctattttggtctcatctgaccacatgactttctcccatgactcctctggatcatccaaatggtcattggcaaacttaagacgggccttgacatgtgctggtttaagcaggggaaccttccgtgccatgcatgatttcaaaccatgacgtcttagtgtattaccaacagtaaccttggaagcggtggtcccagctcttttcaggtcattgaccagctcctcccctgtagttctgggctgatttctcacctttcttaggatcattgagaccccacgaggtgagatcttgcatggagccccagtccgagggagattgacagtcatgtttagcttcttccattttctaatgattgctccaacagtggaccttttttcaccaagctgcttggcaatttcccgtagccctttccagccttgtggaggtgtacaattttgtctctagtgtctttggacagctctttggtcttggccatgtcagtagttggattcttactgattgtatggggtggacaggtgtctatatgcagctaacaacctcaaacaggtgcatctaatttaggataataaatggagtggatgtggacattttaaaggcagactaacaggtctttgagggtcagaattctagctgatagacaggtgttcaaatacttatttgcagctgtatcatacaaataaatagttaaaaaatcatacattgtgatttctggatttttttttttagattatgtctctcacagtggacatgaacctacgatgataatttcagacctctccatgatttccaagtgggagaacttgcaaaatagcagggtgttcaaatacttattttcctcactgtatgtgtgtatatgtgtgtgtgtgtgtgtttgtgtgtatatgtgtttgtgtgtgtatgtgtgtttgtgtgtgaatgtgtgtgtgcgtgtgtgtgtgtgtgtgcgtgcatgtgtgtgtatatgtgtgtgtgcgtgcgtgcgtgtgtgtgcgtgcatgtgtgtgtatatgtatgtgtatatgtatgtatgtgtgtgtatatgtgtgtgtgtatatgtgtgtgtatatgtgtgtgtatatgtgtgtatgtgtgtatatgaatatgtgtgtgtttgtgtgtgtgtgtgtgtttgtgtgtgtgtatgtgtgtgtgtttgtgtatgtatgtgtgtgtgtatatgtgtgtgtgtatgtgtgtatatgaatatgtgtgtgtttgtgtgtgtatgtgtgtgtgtgtgtgtttgtgtatgtatgtgtgtgtgtatatgagaaagttcaatgtttcgccatgaaacaggaaattGTTATAATTCATACATtcaatgtccaatctgccccaaacaTCACGTGTTTGATGCAGATTGATATATGCCAGTATttagttatagtcatagcgccacctactggcacaGACAATTCCAGGTCTTACACTTAAACTCCTCCCAGAGATTCAATCAGACCAACATTATATTTAGTCAATCTTAATCTAAAGGCCTTAGTGATGTTACGttgtgaagcttttgagttttcgttGAAGGGCATGTCCGTGGTGGTCTCAAAAATTTGAATACTTTGCAAACATTTAATAAAGTGGGTGTTAGGAATATTTGGAATATCGTGGTGTCCCAAAATTCCCTGGTCCCTCTAATTTATGTCTCATGTGCCCGGTCAGGATACAGCTGTGCCTCTGAAGTCTTCCGGAAGGAAGGAGAAAGAACAACAACACACAGAGTGTCTCTATTCAATCTATCAGAGTTTATTACAGtaagcataatatttatacctttcatagaacaaagaacaaagaacagcCAATAGAAGAGTGACAGCAAGGCTCACATGATCAAGGAGAAGAAACTGTTTACACTGTTTATATAGTACAGGAACAAAACCATATAAGGCAGTCCTAGATATTTGTTACTTCTATAACTGAGATATTTAGCTCACGAAAAGGAGTCAGCGCCACCTACAAAATTTCACCGAAGCAGCCCTCATGCCACGTTTCACCTGCACGAAAGAAAACCGGTAGGATGTGTAACATGTCAACAcgcacaaaaaattatattagagccatatcctaaacccaacaggaagtcagccattgtgatttttctcttcattttgccatttccaggcctcgtactttaacaaactcctagagattaaatcagatcaacatcatattcggtcagtctaatctaaaggccttggcgatgctaatttgcgaagcttttgagttttctttgaacAGCGTCTCCATGGCGTCCTGACAAATTTCAAcgtttcgccatgaaacaggaagttgttttaACTCAAACATAAACTATCCAAAGTActccaaacttcacatgttttatAAGAGTCCCGGCCTGAACACTTCTACATGCAATACTCAGTTACAGTCATAGCACCACCTACAGGGCAATAGGAAATATCATGTTTACACTGagatacactcttaacaacatttaagtgctgaAAAATTCTTATAATATTGgagtgacattcccctggcacagcagccccatcatgcaccagggtgcgagggcccgttcatcgctgcttgcagctttaattgttcatgtcttgttgtAGCGCCCCCTGAGTTAAGTTCGGTTGAGTTTGAACATTATATGCCCTCATATATGCTGATATCCGCTGATTGGTTACATGAATAATGCTGCTTAAGTGATGCTGTTTATTGACAAATGCATAATTTAAGCAATGGCAATAAGAAGTGAAGCGTTTAGTCGGGACTGCATACAATCTTTTTAATTTACAAAGATATGAACTCTCTCTTAACTGTCTCTTAAACTGTCTCTTAAACTGTCTCTTAAACTCTCTCTTAAACTGTCTCTAAACCGTGTGTCTTGAATCATCCAGTGACTTGCTCATGATTGTTCTGGCATACTATACGAATATAGACATATTTGACTTTTagatttcatatttctcacatcACACAGTAAAAATGGATTAAGTTTGAAGTTTAgggtgaaataaacataaaacaatggaacagtaatgcaaatattttattaattttacacaAATGACATGCATTAAATGACATTACATCATGACCAACATGTTTTGCCCCTACGTGCCACATTACTAGAAGACATTCATTCTAGATAATTCAGATTTAGAGTATTTATTATCTTCGCTGTTGTTTTGAGGATCATTTCTTTTGCTGTAACTATATTTTATTAATGCTTTATTGTGCATGCTTTTGCATTtggttatatttttatatttcttgtataaAGCGCTTTGGTCTAcatgtgttgttttaaaatgtgctataaaaataacaattgattgattgattgacttcAAAAGTGTCTTCTTCTGACCGCTGTTATGGCCTCCATGATTCTGAAACAGAGACAAACTTGctgtttgacaatataaatgaccacaagcagaaataaataacacagaaattaaaatagttaaacttcctgtttcaaatcTGAACTTAAGGTGTGTTAATTAGTCAAACAATGCTCTTAAATtgtcactaataataataatgattacattttctcaaaatgcataaattcatACATTATAAGTATTAATGTAACCAccacatgtaaatgtaaaatgattttattgtatatattttacaataacaaCCCCCCATACtcctgtttaaaaatgttttgctcaaAAGTCAGTTTAAAGGCCAGTTCAGAGGTCAATATTCATGTCTTTATGTGTAAGTTATATCTTGTCAACATGTAGGCTACCTGTACTCTTCAGTTCCAGAGAAAATGAGATCAGCAAAGACCTGTGTGTGTTGTAGGGCAATGAGAAACtgtaggaaagagagagagagagcagatgtACATGAAAGAATCCAATAATAACAGctgcattataataataataataattccttacatttatatagcacttttctaggcactcaaagcgctttacatagcatatggatgatgcaacggcagccatagtgcaccagaacacccaccacacaccagctattggtggggaggagagagtagagtgatgtagccaattcagggatggagattaatacaaggccatgatagatagggggcCAATGgtgggaatttggccaggacaccagggttacacccctactctttacgagaattgtcctgggatttttaatgaccacagagagtcaggacctcagtttaacatctcatccgaaggacagtgcctttttacagtatagtgtccccgtcactatactggggcattaggacccacacagaccatagggtgagcaccccctgctggcctccctaataccacttccagcagcaaccttggttttccccaggaggtctcccatccaggtactggccaggctcaaccctgcttagctttagtgggcaaccaggcaagagctgcagggtgatatggttGCCTTAATAACTATTATATATTAATAGTTGTCATTTAGTGTTCtgcttataataaaaaaagaaaataaattcaccTGCTCATCATGCCAGTCAAAGCAGGATGTCCTGAAATGTTCCGTAACAGTTTTGAGCCCCACTAATTTAGCTCTGTCCATACAAGCGGAATTCCGTTCAGCACGTCTACGTGATGCTGATGCACATCCACGTGAACATTGCTGCTGGATCTCCAAAACAACTGTCTCGATTTTACGTGTAGTCTGTTGGACATAAAGAGTGTATGTTAAAAAGCATCATGTGACATCAACATCTTAAAATCTCctctttaaatcacattttaaagaaTGAACAAATGTAGTATTATACACAAGGACAAGCCAAAGAAATCActggaacataaaaatattctTAACATCTGTTATTTGCTAAATGCATCAAAAAATCAGGACTAAGAAAATAGAAATGCTTGTTTTAGACTGCTGGCATCAGCATTTTACTTTCCAAAACACATTAAATCTTGTAAATACTGACATATTTATGCATATGTGTGCTGTACTTACTCGCTGAAGCACATCATATTTTCGTTGTTGTTCCTGCTTTCTCCTGGGGTCCCGCTCTCTTTGAATTCTATTTGCTTGAATTCTTAAAGGTACATTATGGCTGGCAATGGCATCGTTCACTTGGATGTGATAAGCTTGCTCTCTTGTGCCAGCAGCCTGGACATTTCCCCAAAACTGGCAGAGGTTTTCCTGACCAGTTTGCTGAAATTATATttatagagaattatttatttatttaaatgccgTACTTGAAAGTCTGTTAAACATAACTTTAAGATATTTGGGACTACCCAAATCATCAGAAATTTTATCAATTGCACACAAAACacctcggttactgtcgtaacctccattccctgatggaaggaacgagacgttgtgtcgatgaagtgacactagtggtcgatCTTAAGAGCCCaacacaccttcagatctttgagaataggccaatgagaattggcgagttgaatttgcatgccacttccccaaCATACGGGTATAGAGGGAAGGAGGGCAGAGAATTAATTCAGGTGTTTggactgaggagccgagacaaggtcccggccgttACAGCGGTCAAATTCAatctgtggcaggagggacattccccttctgtaaccgagacgttccccttctgtcactcactcgacgttgtgtcgatgaagtgacactaggggtccacatATGAAACGCCACAGAGACGGAACTGGTCACGTGAACCGCTGATGTAGGTGTATGCAAGCTACTATGAGTGTAGAAACACAAGCACTCTCCATCCGCGGtcttttctctctaagttttcTCCATGTAGAAGTAGATTTCAGCTGGGGCCTAAGAAATGCTTAGAAATGtgccggggaaggcgttctttcccaTTCCTatcctttcagggggaaaaggtcctgcagaggccacaccctgccctagAGAGGAGGGGAGGGAAAAGAGTGGCAGATACACCATGTGGGCCAGTGGCTGGACATGGGGAAGGCACGGCGGTAAGACCGTGCcgcggaagatacatcacaggaggttatcAGGGAAACcaaaacctgtggagcacttaccccagtacagggcatgtagCGAAGTAAACGGTCACTAATTCCTCCACAGAATTCGTGAGTCAGAGGGCTAGAAGGAAAAGCATCCAGGGTTCAGCAGTCGTGAACATGCATGGGAGAAAAGAGCGCACGGCTTCACCttcttggaggggaaaggcactatatacaagcggtacacccggccagctgtctgTGTAAAGAAGCGTACACtgtttgcacctgaaagaacacgagACGAGACTGGCTCAACTAGAGAGGTgccactggccagtgcccatgaggatgccacactcctcgtggAGTGTGGTCGAACCCGCAAAGGGGCGGGCACTGACTGGACCTGGTAGGCCAACGCTACGGCATCCATGATCCAGTTGGcatgcctctgtttggagacagctttccctttcccattccgctgtccaccaaacagacagagagctgctcagagcatctaaaactctgcgtgcgatccaaatagatgcgcaaagcatgcaccggacacagcaacgacagggctgggtctgcctcttccgGGGGAAGCGCTTGTAGGCTAACCACTTGATCCCTGTAGGGGTTCATGGGAACCTTCATAGcctggtcagggtctcaggataacgtgagagtcttccagaccgaactccagacaCTCTGAtatgctgacagagaacgcttgcaggtccccgaccctcttgatggaagtgagcactgtcaggagggcagtcttcagagagactgCCTTTAGCTGAACTGACTCGAGGGGCTTGAAGGGGGCTCCCCgtaggcctgaaaggaccatggagaggtcccatgagggaaaaaGGTGCGGTCTAGGAGGTTTCAACCTCCATGCACCTCTcagaaacctgatgatcaggtcgtgcttacagAGAGAGACTTATCTTGCTATCGGAGCTACATAGACCTTGAGAAtagagggggacagctgcccgtccaacttctcttgcaggaaggaaagcactgacctgactgcgcagctctgggggtcttcacttcAGGAAAAACACCCCCTAGCGAAGATACGGCACTTCAGGGAGTagagctgccttgtagaaggggctctggcctgagtgatcatgttaaGCACAGCAGGCGGTAGACCAGTTAGGTTCGCCGTGTCCCGTCCAgagaccagacgtggaggttccagaggactgggcatgggtgccagagggtgccccatccctgagaaagaatatACTTCCAGGTCTGAGCCACCCGAAGCCCTAAATGTCTGAGGttcatgagcaccaggtccctgtgtgcacacagtaactctcgagagtgtgttAGGATCAGCCATTTGTCAAGGTAGTCTAATATGCgtacgcccacttcccttagcggggcaagggcagcctccGTGACCTTCCTGAAAATGTGGGGAGACACATTCACCTCACATTcacctcagctggagggacaggctctattccAAAGAAGGACGGCAATCTCCACAGGCAGAATGCGGCGTTCTTGTTCTTCACCAATGTGAAAAGAAAGCCGTGGAACAGGGACAGacgcctggcgaattgaatcacacagccgagtcggatggtcctggccaaccagcacgATGGGTTGGGAAGCGATAGCCATGCGCCCAAACTCctggcgaggggcactaaggggaggATCGCATCTGACGTTCCTGAGGAAGGGGCCTCAAGGTTGGGGGAAGCCGCCTCAGGGAGCAGGGCTGCGACCGAAGAGCTAAGGGGGAACTCCCaagtacttaccttgctccgtgttCTGGTGTTAGGCAGGTCGGCGACTGAGGAGGAAGGCCTCTCGGGGCATCCACGAGACTCGACATGGGTGTGGTGCAGCTGGGCACGAGACGGCGGGGGGCCATGTTCGTAATGCCGGAGCTGTTATCGCCCGACGTTCGGTGGCGGCGACCTGCAATGTCGGTGATCTAATCTGAGGAGAAAGGAGACTGTTCTTttcttgacaatgtgggtaccgcagcccatggGAGATGGAGAGGTCTGTATACCATCTCCTGGGTTCCTGCAGTCGGCTCCTTCAACCAACCAACCTTCAActccttccctttatacccatatgtcgggggagtggcatttaaattcaacctgccaattctcattggccttttctcaaagatctgaaggtgtgttGGGCTCTCAaaatcgacccctagtgtcacttcatcgacacaacgtcgagtgagtgacagaaagggaactgttcaagtaaacaataaacaataaatacacattttaatttcatgagaaaattacttaattacaaattaaattaatttgtattatatatatatatatacaaattgtctaaaatattgttttttgagAGTCTGAAAGTGTGAACTTCGGCAATTAGTCTAAATGTCATTGTGCAATGGTGACATCATCTGTTGAGCAGTTTTTTAACCTTATACAGAAACTGAAAAATCTCTAACTAAAAAAACAACATAGCATAACAAACGCCTCCCACACAGTgttgaagagtaaatattttgAAAGTCAAATGCAATGTAAAGAGTGTTCCATCTGTCTGCCGGATGCTCTCAGATTTAGTGTGatatgaggaataataataataataataaaaaaagaacagttGAACACTATGTACATACCATATTCCCATACTTGCAGGGTGTGGATCCTTTGACTCTCTTCTTTAGGAAATCAAACTGCCTTTCTAAAGTTGTGCTACTAAGGTCATGCTTCCaaaagaaagaagagagaaaataaaatattgaatagATAAATCAACTGTTGCCATATTATGGTATTCACATTTTCATAAGGAAATATagattttagggctgtcgattaaaTGCATTGATGTAGTGTGATTGATTACATATGTACAAATATTGTGTTAAACAATAATGCAATTAGTCATGCCAACTAACCTCTACATcatttctataaatgtttttttataaaaataccatCGGATTCGGAGCAACTCAACTTGAAGCACAGTAACTTTGTTTTTTTACGAGCTGCTTCAGCAAGGGGCAGTCAGCGAGtcttgaacaaataaaaaaaaaataaaacgcaCGAGCAGCGCAGCCACTGAATAAGAGCTAAGTCCTAAATTTCATAATGGACTGCCTATGAAACtaatcttcaaccgcttatccgaagtcgggtcgtgggggcagcagctccagcagggggccccaaaacttccctatcccgagtcacattaaccagctctgactgggggaccccgaggcgttcccaggccagtgtggagatgtaatctctccatctaatcctgggtcttccccgaggcctcctcccagctggacgtgcctgaaacacctccctagggtagttacattttttaattgatcGACATCCCTAAATAATTGTTAATGCAGGAAACGAAATGTTCAAGTAAATCCTACCGTCTTAATGTGTTGGAACAGGCAGGTAGTGAATTCATCTGCCACATAGGCATTCCTCAATTCATCAAAGAAACATGCATAAGAGCTTTCTGTTGGTGTACTGGCTGAAATTCCATACACTGCAATAAAATGATATCATTCAGTATAAGCATATTCAGAGCAGTTCACAATTGACTATATGTGTATaagcaaaagaaaataaatcattatATCAGGTTTACATTCAttatacagtttttatttttacagaaacAAACCATTGCATGATGATGGAAGACCTTGAAGCATTGATCCAGAATGACAGGACTCCATATAAATCACCATCTATTAAAAGAGACATATTTATAATCTAAAGTTTCCTTTTTTATCAGcagacacaaaaatacacacaaatacaagTATTTGATACGGcaccaataaaatattattccccccctgtcactcactcgacgttgtgtcgatgtagtgacactaggggtcgctcctgagagccccgaacacctctattcttttgagaaaaggccaatgagaattgcatgcataaaaggagaaggaatgccaactctcattcagattatttcttcggagccgagcagttgtactatcagcgagctgaatactactgctgttccattaaACTTTTAAGGAGCATATGCTGTTGTATATACAGCGCATTTCCAGCGGATATCTCTCCTTTTGCACGACGATTGCAGATTTCGCCCCAGCTTCGACAGCGccaaaagagtgtatattcctgctaaagagtacaTTTaatctattagagcacacacattgacgctGAACGTATTTTTAAAGACGcttctttgtaaagatgcctttccgtctttgtgtgattcctggatgcagtcatGATCTCTCCGCCtccgatcacactgaggcagcatttgtggatggttcatgttctcattgtgagaatatgaccatggcaacattgcgttcgcggctttccttcttccaaaacgggaaagccactctagctgcCCCCTCACTCTGCGCCTTCTACCTATGGTAGGAGGCCGcccggctggcgctggaggcgatttggggagttcaatgggcgtTGTTTCGGCGGGTATTTCCCCACGGACCTCCctttccccagcacgcttgtttgctCCCGTACggttccgaaatgagaccagcccgccTCATGGCCTGCTTGACATCTCTTTCGGGGCCTTCGAGCAGGATGAGTCtttgatcgctgcatcggagagcacacTGGACATATGGACATCACAAGTCTGAGGTtgacgcagagctgaccgccatgttTGCCTGGGCCGCCGCGAGTATTGgggagcactcgggcaggcgatttccaccttggtggtccaggagtgccacctgtggctaaatctggtcgagatgagggacgccgacaaagcacgctttctcaacgtgGCCGTCTCCCATATTGGACTTTTCGGCAATgctgttgaggactttgcccagcagttctcggtggtgaagaagcagacggagacaCAGTCACCTGACAACGAGCAGCCAGAGCCCCACGAACACAGTCCCTTCACGCGCGCAGCTGCGCCATGCCTATGGCCAACCGGTTTTGACGAGTCTCGAGGACGACATGAGAATTCCTCTtcctcagtcgctaacctgcCCTATAACAGATACGCAGAGCAAGGCAAGTGCTCCGAGGTTCCCCTCAGCGTAGCCACCTCGGGATGAAGCAATGCTCCTCGCATTACCTGCTCCTCcccgccacgaggccccacctccagctacgtccctttagtgcccctcgcccggagcttggacgcgtggctaaGGCTTTCCAACCCGTTgcgtggctggccaggaccatttaACTCTGCTACGCGATTCAGATCGCCCTGGTTGAGCGGTGTCCGCTTCACTT
This window of the Xyrauchen texanus isolate HMW12.3.18 chromosome 40, RBS_HiC_50CHRs, whole genome shotgun sequence genome carries:
- the LOC127633721 gene encoding legumain-like isoform X2; translation: MMYDDIAYNNENPKKGNIINVPNGPNVYQGVLKDYTGNDVSDENFLAVLRGDSGAVKTRGPKKVLSSGSNDTILIYLSDHGAPGMFAFPKSTLYASDLIDTVTKMSNNQQFSKMVIYMESCHSGSMLQGLPSSCNVYGISASTPTESSYACFFDELRNAYVADEFTTCLFQHIKTHDLSSTTLERQFDFLKKRVKGSTPCKYGNMQTGQENLCQFWGNVQAAGTREQAYHIQVNDAIASHNVPLRIQANRIQRERDPRRKQEQQRKYDVLQRTTRKIETVVLEIQQQCSRGCASASRRRAERNSACMDRAKLVGLKTVTEHFRTSCFDWHDEQFLIALQHTQVFADLIFSGTEEYRIMEAITAVRRRHF
- the LOC127633721 gene encoding legumain-like isoform X1; the encoded protein is MGNGGSKTWVLLAAGSKDWDNYRHQADVCHAYQIIHGSGIPDEQIVVMMYDDIAYNNENPKKGNIINVPNGPNVYQGVLKDYTGNDVSDENFLAVLRGDSGAVKTRGPKKVLSSGSNDTILIYLSDHGAPGMFAFPKSTLYASDLIDTVTKMSNNQQFSKMVIYMESCHSGSMLQGLPSSCNVYGISASTPTESSYACFFDELRNAYVADEFTTCLFQHIKTHDLSSTTLERQFDFLKKRVKGSTPCKYGNMQTGQENLCQFWGNVQAAGTREQAYHIQVNDAIASHNVPLRIQANRIQRERDPRRKQEQQRKYDVLQRTTRKIETVVLEIQQQCSRGCASASRRRAERNSACMDRAKLVGLKTVTEHFRTSCFDWHDEQFLIALQHTQVFADLIFSGTEEYRIMEAITAVRRRHF